The sequence CTGCCGCGTTATTATGTATATCATCAGGAATCGCCGCCCGGCTCGGCCGAGGAACGGCGCTGGATCGATCGCGAGCGCAAGCTGCGCAACATCATCCTCACCCCGTCGATGATCCTCGTCTGGATCTTCGGCATCACCCTCGCCACCGTCGGTCATTGGTGGGCGAGCGGCTGGCTCAGCCTCAAGCTGCTGCTGGTGCTCGGCCTCTCGGGCTATCATGGCTATATGGTCGGCTATGGCCGCAAGCTGGCGAACGGCCAGCGGCCGGTGAGCGGCAAGGCGCTCCGGCTGATGAACGAGGTGCCAGGCATCGCCACGGCCGCGATCGTCATCCTGGTGATCGTCAAACCGTTCTGATCGGGGCTTGAAGCGAGCCGGATCGGTTACCATCTGGCTTGACGATCGCTCCGGCGCGTCTTACCGCCCGAAGTGTCTTGGGCCCGCATTCCTTGCGAGCGCTCTCCAGCCAACAGTCGAACAGCCGCCTCCTCGCCGCCGTTCCATCCCTCCAGGCACCCACCGGATACCCCAGATGCACCTGAAAGACCTCAAGAAGAAGTCGCCCGCCGAG is a genomic window of Sphingomonas nostoxanthinifaciens containing:
- a CDS encoding CopD family protein, producing MNLPSLGYVLDVTYQWIKAGHLIFVIFWIAGLFMLPRYYVYHQESPPGSAEERRWIDRERKLRNIILTPSMILVWIFGITLATVGHWWASGWLSLKLLLVLGLSGYHGYMVGYGRKLANGQRPVSGKALRLMNEVPGIATAAIVILVIVKPF